In a single window of the Anaerotruncus rubiinfantis genome:
- a CDS encoding LCP family protein yields MEKTPRRANPGWWVAILGVLILIGLVGIGAWSYFQSKLDRINYTGNEVAEEEWKNEDGTKASGIAALEYLNILLLGTDERAVGGTSEDFETGLQAGARADACMLLSLNLKKHTARLVSLERSIGVEIEGAPGGEDWLTHAFAFGGADAMLRAVRDQFEIDVRRYARVNVSSASQLIDAIGGVDITLTEQEAAALNGEIPTNSTTRHPVKPGLNHLDGFDALAYGRQRLIDSDYVRVQRQRNVLQAAINQTKSLNLKEIDALLNVALPLVETNFTKKEITSLVPKAPGFLGVQLKQMTMPLKGMAGSKLTDDGRSMTMLDHEEAVRIMHEFLYGDFDPAEYEVSQEVVNRIWQKQQKDYAEWAAAHPEAFASSSEDEDMDAEESEDEEDTRDDKERAEDAKKKKTSPKKDRSEQADRDSSKNADEEPDDRARSASRSGRD; encoded by the coding sequence ATGGAAAAGACACCCCGGCGGGCGAATCCCGGCTGGTGGGTTGCAATTTTGGGCGTGTTGATCCTGATCGGATTGGTTGGGATTGGCGCGTGGAGTTACTTTCAGTCGAAACTGGACCGGATCAACTACACCGGCAACGAAGTTGCGGAAGAGGAATGGAAAAACGAAGATGGCACCAAGGCGAGCGGGATCGCGGCGCTCGAATACCTGAACATTCTGCTGCTCGGTACCGACGAACGCGCAGTCGGCGGTACGAGCGAGGATTTTGAAACCGGCCTGCAGGCGGGCGCGCGTGCCGACGCCTGCATGCTTTTAAGCCTCAATCTGAAAAAACACACGGCGCGGCTGGTGAGCCTGGAACGCTCGATCGGCGTGGAGATAGAAGGCGCGCCGGGCGGTGAGGACTGGCTGACCCATGCGTTTGCTTTCGGCGGCGCCGACGCGATGCTCCGGGCGGTGCGCGATCAGTTTGAGATCGACGTGCGCCGGTATGCGCGGGTCAATGTGAGCTCGGCGTCCCAGCTGATCGATGCGATCGGAGGCGTGGACATCACCCTCACCGAGCAGGAAGCCGCCGCGCTCAATGGCGAAATTCCCACCAATTCGACCACGCGCCATCCCGTGAAGCCGGGCCTCAACCATCTGGACGGCTTCGATGCGCTCGCATATGGCCGCCAGCGGCTGATAGACAGCGATTATGTGCGCGTTCAGCGCCAGCGCAACGTCCTGCAGGCGGCGATCAACCAGACCAAAAGCCTGAATCTGAAGGAGATTGACGCGCTGCTCAATGTGGCGTTGCCGCTTGTGGAAACCAATTTTACCAAAAAAGAAATCACTTCACTGGTGCCGAAAGCGCCGGGCTTTCTCGGTGTACAGCTTAAACAGATGACCATGCCGCTCAAAGGGATGGCCGGCAGCAAGCTCACTGATGACGGCCGCAGTATGACCATGCTCGACCATGAGGAAGCGGTGCGGATCATGCACGAATTTCTCTATGGAGATTTCGATCCGGCGGAATATGAGGTTTCGCAGGAGGTCGTAAACCGTATCTGGCAAAAACAGCAGAAGGACTACGCCGAATGGGCTGCCGCGCATCCGGAAGCGTTCGCGTCCTCTTCCGAGGATGAGGATATGGATGCGGAGGAATCCGAAGATGAGGAAGATACCCGGGACGACAAGGAACGTGCGGAGGATGCCAAAAAGAAGAAAACATCCCCGAAAAAAGACCGTTCCGAACAGGCGGACAGGGACTCCTCTAAAAACGCGGACGAGGAGCCCGACGACCGCGCACGCTCCGCTTCCCGCAGCGGCCGGGATTGA
- the glf gene encoding UDP-galactopyranose mutase: protein MRYDAIIVGAGFSGAVVARELADAGKRVLVLEKRSHIGGNMYDSTDENGVLVHWYGPHIFHTSSQEVSQYVQRFSEWFPYEHRVLGKIDGQLVPIPFNYRSLDTLYPAERAKAVKEELSCMFPGKRTASVLDLMNAEDPVVREFGQFVFEKVFLHYTAKQWGTPTDQVDRSVINRVPVVLGDDDRYFQDSWQYMPVDGYTPIFEKLLAGPGIETRLCCDAKEVLTLDIDGGEIHAWGERFHGPVVFTGAIDQMFGYRFGPLPYRSLDLRFEQKDCTSFQPAAVVNYPNEEAFTRITEFKKLTGQQITGKTTILKEYPLQYDPHGKRGNIPYYVIANPENQARYQQYAGLARKLPNFYLCGRLADYRYYNMDAAVLRALQLSRKILGE, encoded by the coding sequence ATGAGATATGACGCAATCATTGTAGGCGCGGGATTTTCCGGCGCGGTTGTGGCCAGGGAGCTGGCGGACGCGGGCAAGCGGGTGCTCGTTTTGGAAAAACGCAGCCATATCGGCGGAAATATGTATGATTCCACGGACGAAAACGGCGTGCTGGTCCACTGGTACGGGCCGCATATTTTCCACACTTCTTCGCAGGAAGTTTCACAGTATGTTCAGCGGTTTTCAGAGTGGTTTCCATACGAGCACCGGGTGCTCGGAAAAATCGACGGCCAGCTCGTGCCTATCCCGTTTAATTACCGGTCGCTCGATACGCTCTATCCAGCCGAACGTGCGAAAGCGGTCAAAGAGGAGCTCTCCTGTATGTTTCCGGGAAAGCGTACCGCGTCGGTGCTCGACCTGATGAATGCGGAAGATCCGGTCGTTCGGGAGTTTGGGCAGTTTGTGTTCGAGAAGGTGTTCCTGCATTATACCGCAAAGCAGTGGGGGACTCCGACCGATCAGGTTGACCGGTCGGTTATCAACCGGGTGCCGGTCGTGCTCGGGGACGACGACCGGTATTTCCAGGACAGCTGGCAGTATATGCCGGTGGACGGCTACACACCGATCTTTGAGAAGCTGCTGGCGGGGCCGGGGATCGAGACGCGGCTCTGCTGTGACGCCAAGGAAGTCCTGACGCTTGATATTGACGGAGGAGAGATACATGCGTGGGGCGAACGGTTCCATGGCCCGGTCGTCTTTACCGGTGCGATCGATCAGATGTTCGGCTACAGGTTTGGGCCGCTGCCGTACCGTTCGCTCGACCTGCGGTTCGAGCAGAAGGATTGTACGAGCTTTCAGCCCGCCGCGGTGGTCAACTATCCGAATGAGGAGGCATTCACCCGCATCACCGAGTTCAAAAAGCTGACCGGTCAGCAGATTACTGGCAAAACCACCATCCTGAAGGAATACCCGCTTCAATACGATCCGCATGGAAAACGTGGGAATATCCCGTACTACGTCATTGCGAATCCGGAAAACCAGGCCCGTTACCAGCAGTATGCGGGACTCGCCCGGAAGCTGCCGAATTTTTATCTCTGCGGCCGGCTCGCGGATTACCGCTATTACAACATGGATGCAGCGGTTCTGCGCGCCTTGCAGCTTTCGCGGAAGATCTTGGGCGAATAA
- a CDS encoding glycosyltransferase family 4 protein: MKKVLFCASTVSHIKNFHLPYLRAFEERGWEVWVAAGTAEPVPFAGHVVELPFCKRLMSPRNLLAILRARRLLKREGFDLVSAHTTLAGAVIRAAVLTMRKRPRVAYTCHGYLFSDKGVSKWIYLLPEILCARVTGTLMVMNREDRALARKYHLCRGRLVPIPGMGFDGARFVPLPAAKRLENRREQGFLDSEVLFIYAAEFSKRKNQRLLLEGFAKALPEMPRAKLLLAGNGEELENCRKFAQKLQIENAVHFLGSVADMAALYPLCDAVVSTSRSEGLPFHLMEAMSCGLPAAVSDIKGHRELVDAGKTGFLFPSENGDLLAKALLELYNSPRKRAEYGKAAREKSRGFTLEAAAPKVLAAYGLLEK; this comes from the coding sequence ATGAAAAAGGTGCTTTTCTGCGCCTCCACAGTCTCCCATATCAAAAATTTCCATCTCCCTTATCTGCGTGCCTTCGAGGAGCGCGGCTGGGAGGTTTGGGTGGCAGCCGGAACGGCTGAACCGGTTCCGTTTGCAGGCCATGTGGTGGAGTTGCCGTTTTGCAAGCGGCTCATGAGCCCGCGCAACCTGCTGGCGATCCTGCGCGCCCGGCGGCTTCTGAAACGGGAGGGGTTCGATCTTGTGAGCGCGCATACCACCCTTGCGGGCGCGGTGATCCGCGCGGCGGTTTTGACAATGCGAAAGCGCCCCAGGGTCGCCTACACCTGCCACGGCTATCTGTTCTCCGATAAAGGGGTGAGCAAATGGATTTACCTGCTGCCGGAAATCCTCTGCGCGCGCGTGACTGGTACGCTCATGGTCATGAATCGGGAGGACCGCGCGCTTGCACGCAAATACCACCTGTGCCGCGGACGGCTTGTCCCAATCCCGGGAATGGGGTTCGACGGGGCCCGGTTTGTCCCGCTCCCTGCGGCAAAGCGGCTGGAAAACCGCCGGGAACAGGGATTTTTGGACAGCGAAGTGCTGTTTATTTATGCGGCGGAATTTTCAAAGCGCAAAAATCAGAGGCTCCTGCTCGAAGGGTTTGCGAAGGCGCTGCCGGAGATGCCGCGGGCAAAACTGCTGCTTGCCGGAAACGGGGAAGAATTGGAAAATTGCAGGAAATTTGCACAAAAGCTGCAAATTGAAAATGCGGTACATTTCCTTGGGAGCGTTGCGGATATGGCCGCGCTCTATCCGCTGTGCGACGCGGTGGTTTCCACGAGCCGTTCGGAGGGCCTGCCGTTTCATCTGATGGAAGCGATGTCCTGCGGCCTGCCCGCCGCTGTGAGCGATATCAAGGGCCACAGGGAGCTGGTGGACGCGGGAAAAACAGGATTTCTGTTTCCATCGGAAAACGGGGATCTGCTTGCGAAGGCGCTTTTAGAGCTTTATAACAGCCCTAGAAAGCGGGCAGAATACGGGAAGGCGGCGCGGGAAAAATCCCGGGGCTTCACGTTGGAGGCCGCCGCGCCGAAAGTGCTCGCCGCATATGGGCTTTTGGAAAAGTGA
- a CDS encoding DUF4422 domain-containing protein codes for MPNIKILISCHKEADHPESEILLPIQVGAANARVRFPDMLHDDEGENISDKNPMYCELTAQYWAWKNLDADYYGFCHYRRYFNFSDTVYEEDPWGNVLEDYVDANAAQKYGFDDQTIADLVARYDVITTTRKDLRRMPERFSSVDDQYAKAQKLHAKDLQTIREIIDEKFPAYSLAAKKHCEGHTTSFCNMYILRKEIFADYCAWMFAVLAEFEKRTDMSRYSQEALRTPGHLSERLFGIYYIYLQEQGRTLKTKELQCVLFADTDPQRMLAPAFPENEIPVVFAANNNFVPVAATCIQSVIEHAAPGKNYDLVLLESDVTRENKDILLGMLKGKPNISLRFFNAARLLSGYELKANAHISVETYFRFLIQEILPGCGKVLYLDCDLVAQEDVAKLYETDVEGYLLAAARDPDFLGQINGANPATAAYCKKGLPMKDPYNYFQAGVLLFNTAEMRKAYSLSEWLTFATHPYKYNDQDVLNLYCEGRVKYLDMAWNLITDCDHYRVNNVVVYAPDAVYKEYQKAHAAPKIIHYAGFMKPWHRPDEDLARYFWDYARRTPYYEQLIFRMDAGNAWHVANGLYRERGLRGFFRGILGLPRRVVDRFLPKGSAGREKLKKIYHIFVKAK; via the coding sequence ATGCCGAATATCAAAATCCTGATTTCCTGCCATAAAGAGGCCGATCATCCCGAAAGCGAAATTCTCCTGCCGATCCAAGTCGGCGCGGCGAACGCGAGGGTGCGTTTTCCGGACATGCTGCACGACGACGAAGGGGAGAATATCTCGGATAAAAATCCGATGTACTGCGAGCTGACCGCCCAATACTGGGCGTGGAAGAACCTGGACGCGGACTATTACGGCTTTTGCCACTACCGGCGGTATTTTAATTTTTCGGATACCGTTTATGAAGAAGACCCATGGGGAAACGTCCTCGAAGATTATGTCGATGCGAATGCCGCCCAAAAATACGGTTTTGACGACCAGACGATAGCGGATCTGGTCGCGCGGTATGATGTGATCACCACGACCCGCAAGGATCTGCGCAGGATGCCGGAGCGTTTTTCCTCGGTGGACGACCAGTATGCGAAGGCGCAAAAGCTGCACGCAAAGGACCTGCAAACCATCCGGGAAATCATCGACGAGAAGTTCCCGGCCTACTCTTTGGCGGCGAAAAAGCATTGTGAGGGGCACACCACCAGCTTCTGCAACATGTACATCCTCAGAAAGGAAATTTTTGCGGATTACTGTGCGTGGATGTTCGCCGTACTCGCGGAATTTGAAAAACGCACCGACATGTCCCGCTACAGCCAGGAAGCCCTGCGCACGCCGGGGCATCTTTCGGAGCGCCTGTTCGGCATTTATTACATATATCTGCAGGAACAGGGCAGAACGCTTAAAACAAAGGAATTGCAGTGCGTCCTTTTCGCGGACACCGACCCGCAGCGGATGCTCGCGCCGGCGTTCCCGGAAAATGAAATCCCGGTCGTGTTCGCGGCCAACAACAACTTTGTCCCAGTCGCGGCAACCTGCATCCAGTCGGTGATCGAGCATGCCGCCCCGGGCAAAAATTATGATCTCGTGCTGCTGGAATCGGATGTGACCAGAGAGAATAAGGACATCCTGCTGGGCATGCTAAAAGGGAAACCGAACATTTCCCTGCGGTTTTTCAATGCCGCGCGGCTGCTTTCCGGTTATGAACTTAAAGCGAATGCCCACATCAGCGTGGAGACCTACTTCCGCTTTTTGATCCAGGAAATCCTTCCCGGGTGCGGTAAGGTGCTGTATCTTGACTGTGATCTGGTTGCGCAGGAGGACGTCGCAAAGCTCTATGAAACCGATGTGGAGGGATATCTGCTCGCTGCGGCGCGCGATCCGGATTTTCTCGGACAGATAAACGGCGCGAACCCGGCGACCGCCGCATACTGCAAAAAGGGCCTTCCGATGAAGGACCCCTACAATTACTTCCAGGCGGGCGTGCTGCTTTTTAATACGGCGGAAATGCGGAAGGCATATTCCCTCTCCGAGTGGCTGACCTTTGCAACCCATCCCTATAAATATAACGACCAGGATGTGCTGAACCTTTACTGCGAAGGCCGGGTGAAGTATCTCGACATGGCCTGGAACCTCATCACTGACTGTGACCACTACCGGGTGAACAATGTGGTGGTCTATGCGCCGGATGCTGTCTACAAAGAATATCAAAAGGCCCATGCGGCGCCGAAAATCATCCATTACGCGGGATTTATGAAGCCATGGCACCGTCCGGACGAGGACCTTGCGCGGTATTTCTGGGATTATGCGCGCCGCACGCCGTACTATGAGCAGCTGATCTTCCGGATGGACGCGGGCAATGCCTGGCATGTGGCCAACGGTCTTTACCGCGAACGCGGCCTGCGCGGATTTTTCCGCGGGATTCTTGGCCTGCCGCGGCGGGTGGTTGACCGTTTCCTGCCGAAGGGCAGCGCTGGGCGGGAAAAGCTCAAAAAAATCTATCACATCTTTGTGAAAGCAAAATAG
- a CDS encoding ABC transporter permease, whose protein sequence is MNELNAQLDKWKKYKALLIRLVQRDLKVKYRRSVLGYLWSLLNPLLMMVVMSIVFSYMFRFDIPNYPIYLITGQIMFTFFSESTNMAMGSIIGNASLIKKVYVPKYIFPVSRVLSCFVTLLFSLVAVVIVMLATRTPVTPVILLFPLPLCYVLLFSMGIGLILSVCAVYFRDTTHLYGVCTTAWMYLTPIFYPIASIPETVQPLIRLNPLFQFIDCFREIVLYGRLPTVQNTLASCFWCAAALLVGMWLFKRKQANFILHI, encoded by the coding sequence ATGAATGAACTGAACGCGCAGCTCGATAAATGGAAAAAATATAAAGCGCTGCTCATACGGCTGGTGCAGCGGGATCTCAAGGTAAAATACCGCCGTTCGGTGCTCGGGTACCTGTGGAGCTTACTCAACCCGCTGCTCATGATGGTGGTCATGTCGATCGTCTTTTCGTACATGTTCCGGTTCGACATCCCCAATTACCCCATCTATCTCATCACCGGTCAGATCATGTTCACCTTCTTTTCTGAATCCACTAACATGGCGATGGGCTCGATCATCGGAAACGCCTCGCTCATCAAGAAGGTCTACGTACCCAAATATATCTTCCCTGTTTCGCGGGTACTTTCCTGCTTTGTGACGCTGCTTTTTTCGCTTGTCGCGGTGGTGATCGTGATGCTTGCGACCCGCACGCCGGTCACGCCGGTGATTCTGCTGTTCCCGCTGCCGCTTTGTTATGTGCTGCTTTTCTCAATGGGAATCGGGCTGATCCTTTCGGTCTGCGCGGTGTATTTCCGGGACACGACCCATCTCTATGGGGTCTGCACCACTGCCTGGATGTATCTTACCCCGATTTTCTATCCGATCGCGAGCATACCGGAAACGGTGCAGCCGCTCATCCGGTTAAACCCCCTTTTCCAGTTTATCGACTGCTTTCGGGAGATCGTGCTCTATGGACGGCTGCCGACGGTCCAAAACACGCTGGCGAGCTGTTTTTGGTGCGCTGCGGCGCTGCTGGTGGGCATGTGGCTTTTCAAACGCAAACAGGCAAATTTTATCCTGCATATCTGA
- a CDS encoding glycosyltransferase family 2 protein, whose protein sequence is MERVLTIAVPSYNMEKHLPKNLPSYADERLAGKVQVIVLDNASEDETASIAQGFVDRYPEIFTLLRRDSRGYGGSINAAMALARGKYFRIVDADDWVDTEELVRFVEKLRDCGADVVQTNYRRVVMGSGEELPFRFSGVEYEKVYTGFSPCRENAPCIHSTTYRTELLRESGFQMQDGIFFVDEEYVILPFLSAKSVVYYDLDIYRYLVGNPAQSTSPENRAKYAAHRAQIVRRLLEVYGTAKMSPDVRNYCFFRIAQAAADHLTTLYIYLPDRMAGRKAGMSWETYVRGKNPEIYAAIRKKGFLLRQLNRLHVGLSGYEKLKRILLGR, encoded by the coding sequence ATGGAACGGGTACTGACGATCGCGGTGCCGTCCTATAATATGGAAAAGCACCTGCCGAAGAACCTGCCGTCCTATGCGGATGAGCGGTTAGCTGGAAAAGTGCAGGTAATCGTGCTCGACAATGCCTCCGAAGATGAGACCGCTTCCATCGCACAGGGTTTTGTGGACCGTTATCCGGAGATTTTCACCCTCCTGCGGCGGGATTCCCGGGGCTACGGCGGATCAATCAACGCGGCGATGGCGCTGGCACGGGGAAAATATTTCCGGATTGTCGATGCGGACGACTGGGTCGATACCGAAGAATTGGTGCGGTTCGTCGAAAAGCTGCGCGACTGCGGTGCGGATGTGGTGCAGACCAACTACCGACGGGTCGTGATGGGAAGCGGGGAGGAACTGCCATTTCGGTTTTCCGGCGTGGAGTACGAAAAAGTCTACACGGGATTTTCCCCATGCCGCGAAAATGCGCCCTGCATCCATTCGACCACCTACCGTACAGAACTTCTGCGGGAGAGCGGTTTTCAGATGCAGGACGGGATCTTCTTTGTGGACGAGGAATATGTGATCCTGCCCTTTCTCTCTGCGAAGAGCGTTGTCTATTACGATCTTGACATCTACCGCTATCTGGTCGGCAATCCGGCGCAGTCGACTTCGCCGGAAAACCGGGCGAAATATGCCGCCCACCGCGCGCAGATCGTCCGGCGGCTTTTGGAGGTCTACGGGACGGCCAAAATGTCCCCGGACGTGCGAAACTATTGCTTTTTCCGCATTGCGCAGGCGGCGGCCGACCATCTGACCACCCTTTACATCTATCTGCCCGACCGCATGGCCGGGCGTAAAGCGGGGATGTCATGGGAAACCTATGTGCGGGGGAAGAACCCGGAAATCTATGCGGCGATCCGCAAAAAGGGCTTTTTGCTGCGGCAGCTCAACCGGCTGCATGTGGGGCTTTCGGGCTATGAAAAACTCAAACGAATCCTGCTTGGCAGGTGA
- a CDS encoding glycosyltransferase → MPRVSVLMGVYLPGEGTAGLAAAVESVLAQTFSGFEFLICDDGSSAAAQALLDGYAARDGRVRVLRGSGAKTLPEKLNCCIKAARGELFARQDADDLSLPKRFESQVAFLDAHPETAFVGCNVNIFCGGETCGERRFPEYPQKEDFRFSMPFIHPSLIFRADAVRAVGGYSESKRAVLCEDYDLLLRLYAKGYTGYNLQEKLFSYQVGPDDWKKRRYRHRVNEAVTRFCRFGELGMLPGALPYVIKPLAVGLLPHGLVEKLRRRRNA, encoded by the coding sequence ATGCCGCGCGTTTCGGTTTTGATGGGCGTTTACCTGCCGGGAGAGGGGACTGCCGGTCTTGCGGCCGCTGTCGAATCGGTGCTCGCGCAGACCTTTTCCGGCTTTGAATTTCTCATCTGCGACGACGGCTCGTCCGCTGCGGCGCAGGCGCTGCTGGACGGTTACGCCGCGCGTGACGGAAGGGTGCGGGTCCTGCGCGGCAGCGGCGCGAAAACTCTGCCGGAGAAGCTCAACTGCTGCATCAAAGCGGCTCGGGGCGAACTCTTTGCGCGGCAGGACGCGGACGATCTCTCCCTGCCGAAGCGCTTTGAAAGTCAGGTCGCGTTTTTGGACGCGCATCCGGAAACTGCCTTCGTGGGCTGCAATGTGAACATCTTCTGCGGCGGGGAAACCTGCGGTGAACGCAGATTTCCCGAATACCCCCAAAAGGAGGATTTCCGGTTCTCAATGCCGTTTATCCATCCTTCGCTTATCTTTCGCGCGGATGCGGTGCGCGCCGTGGGCGGCTACAGCGAATCGAAGCGGGCGGTGCTCTGCGAGGATTACGACCTGCTTTTGCGTCTCTATGCAAAGGGCTATACCGGATATAATTTGCAGGAGAAGCTGTTCTCCTACCAGGTGGGCCCAGACGATTGGAAAAAACGCAGATACCGCCACCGGGTCAACGAAGCAGTCACCCGTTTCTGCCGGTTCGGGGAACTGGGAATGCTGCCTGGCGCGCTGCCATATGTGATAAAGCCGCTGGCGGTCGGGCTTTTGCCGCACGGGCTTGTGGAAAAACTGAGACGGAGGAGGAACGCCTGA
- a CDS encoding acyltransferase family protein, which translates to MDAQQTENIVEVQNVSMRFNLSREKVDNLKEYVVKMLKRQLLFDEFYALRNVSFTVKRGEPFAIIGENGCGKSTLLKVISGIFYPTKGSVTVRGSVAPLIELGAGFDMDLTARENIFLNGAVLGYDTAFMESKYQEIMDFAELWDFADVPVKNFSSGMVARLGFSIATMVVPDILIVDEILAVGDFLFQQKCERKMQEMIDAGATLIFVSHSSDQVKKLCKRAVWLKRGVVQMIGDAGEVTDAYIHDMETGGHGLVSVAESEAAAQEIAPQRPPVPTPPKKEYPFLNFLRVLALAMVVWDHLGPFRNPDWRLGQLVENTLNRPLGIVQSFGGFGVILFFLVSGYLLAAGGGGGRLAFGVKRVLRIFPPLILSFASFYLFQYLVSLVTGPTWWAQFSPRQWVMGATLANYFVGVPDVINGTTWFLFPTLLFYLLGFLFYPWIRCHPFAVAVAMEAVLAGGYCAALWLPLPDAARNVIELSWYVAFPVCGMLLYYLKEGKIGFWSFAVLGAVDYLLLLKGIAFFKPDYYEQSPYLISFAYAFLLFAVAMLLDEKLRPNTLVDGVAELSFSVYLTHMTYGSLAMTLLAPRTGYTAAFLLTLVFVFLVAALHYRLVEKPAATLSRRLLQILKGDP; encoded by the coding sequence ATGGACGCACAGCAAACTGAAAATATTGTGGAAGTGCAGAACGTCTCGATGCGCTTCAACCTTTCGCGTGAGAAGGTCGACAACCTCAAGGAATATGTGGTCAAAATGCTCAAGCGTCAGCTCCTGTTCGACGAATTTTACGCGCTGCGCAATGTGAGCTTCACCGTGAAGCGCGGCGAGCCATTCGCCATTATCGGCGAAAATGGCTGCGGCAAGAGCACGCTGCTCAAGGTGATTTCCGGCATCTTCTATCCGACGAAAGGGTCGGTCACGGTGCGCGGGAGCGTCGCGCCGCTCATTGAGCTGGGCGCAGGCTTCGATATGGACCTGACCGCGCGGGAGAATATTTTCCTCAACGGCGCGGTGCTCGGCTACGACACCGCTTTCATGGAGTCGAAATATCAGGAGATCATGGATTTCGCGGAGCTCTGGGATTTCGCGGACGTGCCAGTCAAGAACTTCTCCTCCGGTATGGTGGCTCGGCTCGGCTTCTCAATTGCGACGATGGTTGTGCCGGACATCCTCATTGTAGACGAAATCCTTGCGGTCGGGGACTTTTTGTTCCAGCAGAAATGCGAGCGCAAAATGCAGGAAATGATCGACGCGGGCGCGACGCTCATCTTTGTTTCGCATTCTTCCGATCAGGTCAAAAAGCTCTGCAAGCGCGCCGTTTGGCTCAAGCGCGGTGTGGTGCAGATGATTGGGGACGCAGGGGAAGTGACCGACGCCTATATCCACGATATGGAGACCGGCGGACACGGGCTTGTGAGCGTGGCGGAATCGGAAGCCGCCGCGCAGGAAATTGCGCCGCAGCGGCCGCCGGTTCCCACGCCGCCGAAAAAGGAATATCCCTTTCTGAATTTCCTGCGGGTGTTGGCGCTCGCGATGGTCGTGTGGGACCATCTGGGCCCCTTTCGCAACCCGGACTGGCGGCTCGGGCAGCTGGTGGAAAACACCCTGAACCGCCCGCTGGGCATCGTCCAGTCGTTTGGCGGATTCGGCGTGATCCTCTTTTTCCTGGTGAGCGGTTATCTGCTTGCCGCGGGGGGCGGGGGAGGGCGGCTCGCCTTCGGGGTGAAACGGGTGCTCAGGATTTTTCCACCGCTTATCCTCTCGTTCGCGAGCTTCTACCTGTTTCAGTATCTCGTTTCGCTCGTGACCGGGCCGACCTGGTGGGCACAGTTTTCGCCGCGCCAGTGGGTGATGGGCGCGACGCTTGCAAATTATTTTGTGGGTGTGCCGGACGTTATCAACGGTACGACCTGGTTTTTATTCCCGACGCTGCTTTTCTATCTGCTTGGCTTCCTCTTTTACCCTTGGATCAGATGCCATCCATTTGCTGTTGCCGTGGCAATGGAAGCGGTGCTGGCGGGCGGCTACTGCGCTGCCCTGTGGCTGCCGCTGCCCGACGCGGCACGCAATGTGATCGAACTGTCCTGGTATGTGGCGTTTCCGGTCTGCGGGATGCTGCTTTACTACCTCAAAGAGGGGAAGATCGGCTTCTGGAGCTTCGCCGTGCTCGGCGCCGTCGATTACCTGCTGCTTTTAAAGGGGATCGCATTCTTCAAGCCCGACTACTATGAACAGTCGCCGTATCTCATCTCATTTGCCTATGCGTTTTTGCTGTTCGCGGTGGCGATGCTGCTCGACGAAAAGCTCCGCCCTAACACTCTGGTAGATGGCGTGGCGGAGCTCAGCTTCTCGGTCTATCTGACCCACATGACCTATGGAAGCCTTGCGATGACCCTGCTCGCGCCGCGTACCGGCTATACAGCCGCGTTCCTTCTGACGCTCGTGTTTGTATTTCTTGTTGCCGCGCTGCATTACCGGCTGGTGGAAAAGCCCGCCGCCACGCTTTCGCGCAGGCTTTTGCAAATCTTGAAAGGGGACCCGTAA